The Megasphaera elsdenii DSM 20460 genome includes the window CGCCATCTTGGTCATTGAATTTGTCATGGAAGACGGCGCTACGGAACCGGCTGCCATTACGAAAGAAGTCTTTAAAGCCGGCCTGATTGCTGTAGGCTGCCTGGCTTTCGTCTACATCTTCATCGCCAAGATCGGTGCCGACAGCGTCGCTGCCTTCGGTATCCAGGAAACGGGCGCACCGGTCCTCTCCAAGAGCGCAATGATCCTCTTTGGCAATGTCGGCGCGGTCATCCTGGCTGTCATCGTACTCCTGGCCTGCTTGTCGACCTCTATCGGCCTGATTACGTCGTGCGCTACGTATTTCAATGAACTCGTCGGCAACATCGGCTATAAGAAATGGGTCACCATCTTCACAGTCATTTCCTTCTTCGTTGCCATGTTCGGCTTGAAGACCATCATTGTCGCCGCAATTCCGGTCCTGATGTTCATTTATCCACTCGTCGTCGCTATCATCATCCTGACTTTCCTCAACAACTTGTATGATGGACGGCAGTGCGTCTACGCCTGGACCATCGGCCTGACCCTGATTCCGGCCTTGGTCACCGGCCTCCAGACGGCTAAGATTTCCTTAGGGCCTATCGACAGCATCTTCAATACGATGGTACCGCTCCACACCCTGGGCATGGGGTGGATCAGCTTCACCATTGCCGGCTTCATCATCGGCCTGATCTGGAAAGCGGCTGTTTCCAGCAAATCTGTTAATCAATAGGGAGCGAAGACACATATCATGAATATATTACGTCGTAAATCTTTTGATGACCTGCTGGCCCATACGCAGGAAAAGAAATTGAATAAGGCTCTTGGAGCCTTCGATATCACCCTCATGGGCCTGGGCATCATCATCGGTACGGGAATCTTCGTCCTCACCGGCATCGGTGCAGCTAAATACGCCGGTCCGGGCCTGATGTTATCCTTCGTCTTCGCCGCGATTACTTGTGCGTTTGTCTGCCTGGCTTATTCGGAACTGGCTTCGTTCCTGCCCGTATCCGGCAGCTCCTATACCTACGCTTATGCGTCCCTCGGCGAAATCTTTGGCTGGTGGGTCGGCTGGAGCCTCATCCTGGAATACTCGGTCGGAGCCAGTGCCGTAGCCGGCGGCTGGTCGGCGTACTTCGTCGGCATCCTTCATTCCTGCGGCATCGACTTGCCGAAAGCCTTGACGGCGGTACCGGCTGACGGTGGTATCATCAACCTGCCGGCTGTCCTCATCGTTGCCCTGGCTACGGCGCTCCTCGTCGTCGGCGTCCGCGAAAGCGCTCACGTCAACCGCATCCTGGTGTATGTCAAGATCGGTACGATTTTCCTCTTCCTCTTCCTGGCGGCACCACACATCGAACCGATGAACTGGCAGCCGTTCCTGCCCTATGGCATCCACGGCGTCTTTGCCGGCACGGCAGTCCTCTTCTTCGCCTACCTGGGCTTCGACGCCTTGTCGACGGCGGCAGAAGAAACGAAGAATCCGAAACATGACATGCCTATCGGCATCATCTCGGCCCTGGCCATCTGTACGGTCCTGTACATCGCCGTCTGCGCTGCCATGACTGGCGTCGTTCCGTATCCCATGCTCGATACGGCCGCTCCGGCCTCCTTCGTCCTGGAATACATCGGACTCCATCTCGGTTCGGCTATCGTCGGTACCGGCGCCATCTGCGGCCTGTCGACAGTCGTCCTGGGCATGCTCTTCGCCCAGAGCCGGGCCCTCTATTCGATGAGTCGTGACGGCCTCATGCCGATGAGTCTCTATAAGGTTCATCCGAAGTTCCATACGCCGTATATCATCCAGATTGTCATCGGCATCATCGTCGCCTGCATTACCGGTTTCACGCCGATCCACATCGTCGCGGAAACGTGCAGCGCCGGTACGATTTTCGCTTTCCTCTGTTCCTGTGTCGGCATCCTCGTCCTGCGCCGGCTCTATCCCGACCATCCGCGCGGATTCCGCTGTCCTGCCGTCCACATCATCGCCCCGCTGGGCTTCATCTGCTGTGCCTTCATCTTTTCTGAATTGTCGTCGCATACGCTGATACTGTTCACGGGCTGGACCATCCTGGGTCTCATCATCTACATGGTCTACGGACGCAAACACAGCCTCTTGCAGCAGGAGGGGAAGTAAGGCGCTTTGCGCCGTGGGTCGTTTGCCGTGGGTCGTTCATCGAACCTTCGCCAAACGAATCACGAACTACGAACCACAAAAAAAGCTGCCGCGTAAGCGGCAGCTTTTTTTATTTCACTTTATTCTTCAAGGTCCCGATGGCGGGAATGGTGATTTCTACCGTATCGCCGGAGTGGAGGAAGCGGGGCGGATTGAAGCCGACGCCGACGCCGCTGGGCGTACCGGTAGCGATGATGTCGCCCGGGAAGAGGGTCGTACCCTGGGAGATGGTGTGAATCAATTCGGGAATGGTAAAGATGAATTCGCCTGTCGAGCCGTCCTGACGGACTTCATTGTTGACTTTCGTGACGATGTCGAACGTATCCGGAGCGGCATCGCGCAAGAGGATATACGGCCCGATGGGGCAGAAGGTATCCAGGCTCTTGCCGTGGAACCACTGGACGTGGTTGGCCTGCAGGTCCCGGGCCGTGACGTCGTTGAGGATAGTGAAACCGTAGACGTGGTCCATGGCTTCGCCGACGGTGATGTCCGAACCTTCCTTGCCGATGATGACGGCCAGTTCGCCTTCATAGTCGACTTGAGATGTGACGTTCGTATGGGGGTCGATGAGGTCATCCGGGCCGATGACCGACGACGTAGCCTTGGTGAAGATGACCGGATATTTTGGCGGTTTAGGCATGGCTGTCTTGTCAAATTCGGCAATGTGTTCCGTATAGTTCTTGCCGATACAGAAAATATTCCGTTCCATATGGGGGATAGGGGCCATGATGCGTATCGTATCGAGCGGTTTGGCCTTGACGGCGCCCGTCTTTTCGTTCTGTTCCAGCGCATCGGCCAGGGCCAGCAGGCCGTCGTTGCCTTGACGGATGAATTCCAGCATCGTTTCCGGAAGGGGCGTAAAGAAAGCTTCTTCCAGGGCAATAGCCCCGTAGACCCCGTCTTCCGCTTCATTCAGGACGCCCCATTGGACGAACCCGAGGTCTTCAAAAGTGACAAGTTTTTTTATCATCATAAAAATTCGACTCCTTTACTCATGATAACTTATTATAGCATGACCACTAAAGAATGACTAGCGTAGCGGGATGCTCCGCCGTGAAATTCAACCACATCCTGTTCTTTGGCATAATTTCAGGTTTTACGAGCCATGGACTATGAACGATTGCTTTTTCTTGGACTCAGATGCGGCTATGCCGCGACAGACTCAAGCCGACAACGACGCTTCGGGAAGCCCTCAGCGCGTAGCGGGCCGCCCTCTGGGACAGCCCCTACGGAATCGCAGTCAGGCGATGGGAACAGTCTGCAGATGGCAGGCTGCGCGGTTCTACAGAACGCAAAAAGACACGGCCATTGGCCGTATGCGTAGGGGCCGTCCCAACGGGCGGCCCGCCTGATAGAGAGTGTACACACTATGCATGATGGGAGATGCATAAAGAATACCACATATACCAGAAGAGTTATATCTACGATTCCTAAGGTTAACGTAAAAAAAGGGGCTGTCTGAATGTGGCAGTCCCTTTTTATATCTACTTATTATTAAATTATTATTAAACTAAGCCCTGTTCAATCATGACGTCGGCGACTTTCATGAAGGCCGTGATGTTGGCACCGGCTACGTAGTTGTCGGGGACGCCGTATTTTGCGGCGTTGTCACGGGATTCTTCGAAGATATTGCGCATGATGTCTTTGAGGGTATCGTCGACTTTTTCGAAGGACCAGGACAGGCGTTCCGAGTTCTGGGCCATTTCCAGGGCCGATACGGCGACACCGCCCGCATTTGCGGCTTTAGCCGGTGCGAAGAGGACGCCGTGTTCCTGGAAGTATGCCATGGCGTCGAGGGTCGACGGCATGTTGGCGCCTTCGCCGATGGCTTTTACGCCGTTCTGGACGAGGGTTTTAGCCGATTCCAAATCGATTTCACCCTGGGTAGCGCAGGGAAGGGCGATGAAGGCCGGGATTTTCCACATATCGCGGCTGTTTTCATGGTATTCTGCGTTCGGGTGGGTTTCGATATATTCTTTGATGCGGCCGCGGCGGACTTCTTTGATGTCCTTGACGGCTGCGACGTCGATGCCATTGGGGTCATAGATATAGCCGTTGGAGTCGGAGCAGGTTACGACATTGGCGCCCATGGCCTGGGCTTTTTCGATGGCGTAGATGGCGACGTTGCCCGAACCGGAAACGATGACCGTCTTGCCTTTGATATCGATGTTCTTGTTGTCCAGCATATCTTTGACGAAATAGAGGAGACCATAGCCGGTAGCTTCGGTACGAGCAAAGCTTCCGCCGTAATCAATGCCTTTGCCGGTGAGTACGCCGGCATCGAAAGCATCCTGGATGCGTTTGTACTGGCCATAGAGAAAGCCGATTTCACGGGCGCCGACGCCGATGTCACCAGCCGGTACGTCGATGTTGGGGCCGATGTGACGGCACAGTTCGGTCATGAAGCTCTGGCAGAAATGCATGACTTCCCGATCCGATTTACCTTTCGGGTCGAAGTCCGAGCCGCCCTTGCCGCCACCGATGGGAAGGCCCGTCAAGGCGTTCTTGAAGATCTGTTCGAAAGCCAGGAATTTCAAGATGCTCAGGTTGACGCTCTTGTGGAAGCGCAGGCCGCCTTTGTAGGGGCCGATGGCGCTGTTGGCCTGGACGCGGTAGCCGCGGTTGACGTGGAAGACGCCGTTGTCATCTTCCCAGGGGACGCGGAAAATGATGACGCGTTCCGGTTCGATGATGCGTTCCAGGATGTGGTGCTGTTTATATTTCGGTTCCTTTTCCAGCATGGGCACGAGGGACGTCAGTACTTCGCGGGCTGCGTTCTGGAATTCCGTCTGTTCCGGGTCACGGCGCTGGATGATGGCCAGCACGTCTTCTACATATTGCTGCATTTCTGTCATAATGGATTCTCCTTTGAATGAATATTTTATTGTGTGAGGTAGTCGATGGATGCGTCTCGATGACTTTTTTGCATCCGTTGGAGCTATTATAGAAAATTTTTCAGAAAATGTAAACAAAAACTTAAAAAAATAGTAATAAGTATTTTAAAATAATAAAATTCGAAAAACGAATCATAAACTTCGTCCCGACTGGCAGGGTGGGCGGAAGCGTAGTATAATAGGGGCGATGTTTGAAGAAAGGAAGTGCATATATGGAAACATGGCTTGATTTGCATATGCATACCAAATACAGCATGGATGGCCAGTTCGAGCCAGCCGATTTGATGCGCCAGTGTGCCCAGGCCGGTGTGACGACGGTCGCCGTGACCGACCATGATTCGGTCCGGGCCATCCCGGAAGCACGGGATGAAGCGGCCCGGCTGGGGCTGAACCTGGTGCCGGGTATCGAAATCAGCTGTCAGTATGAAGGGAAGAATTTCCATCTCCTCGGCTATGGCATCCACGCAGAAGATACTGTTTTTGCGGCCATTGAAAAAGATGTATACAGTCAGCGCCGGGCCATTTCGGAGAAAATCCTCGATGCTGTCGAAGCCTTGGGCGTCGTCCTCGACAGGCCGGCTATTTGGGCGCTCTGCAGCGGCGATGCCATTGCGTCGGTCCACATCGCCCGCGTCGCCCTGGCGGATCCGCGCAACGCGGATTGTCCCGTCCTAGCACCGTACCGGCCGGGAGGTGCCAGAAGCGATGCGCCGTATGTCAATTTCGGCTGGGATATCTGCGGTCAGGGAGGGCCGGCTTTCGTGCCCATGACCTTCATGGCCTTCGACCGTGCCGTCGCTATCATCCACGACCATGGCGGCGTCGCCGTCCTGGCTCATCCCGGAGCCAATATGAAACAGAATCGTCCCTTGACGGAGAAGCTCATTGCCACAGGTCTCGACGGCCTCGAAGCGTATTGCAGCTACCACGATGAGGGGACGAGCGATTTTTACCGCCGCATCGCCGACGAGTACGGTTTGATGGCGACCTTGGGCAGCGACTATCACGGCCGGGCCAAGCCGCACATCCAGCTCGGGACCTACGGCCATCCGGCTCCGCAGGCCTTGTGGGACCGGCTCTGCCAAAAAATCAAACAACAACATGGGGAAGTGTATGTATCGTGAAAACGAAAAAAATGATATCCGCCCTGGCCTTGACGGTGTGCCTGGCCCTGGGCATGACGACCGGTTCTTTTGCGAGTCCTGTCAGTGAAGAAGGCGCGGCCTATACGACGGGCGTAGCCAGTGTCGATCAGCATATGGATGCCGCGGCCAAGGCCAGGGCGAAAGCCGCCAAGGCTTCCAAGAAAGACGGGAAAATGAAAAAGGATCAGTCTGGGAAAACGGAAGCCGCAACACCTGGCACGACGAGTACCGCCGCCAGAATGACGGCGGTGGCCAGTGTACCGCGGTCGGCCAAACCAGCCGGAGCCCGCGGCGTCATGCGCAATTATAATCCCGTCACCGATGCGGCACCGGCCGAACCGATGGCTGTCAAGGAAACACATTTCCAGTTCCGGGAAACGCTGCTCCTGCGGCCGAAGACGGACATGATCGTTATCCATCACGTCGGCATCCCCGATGGGGATACGTCGGCAGCGGCTATCCACCGCGCCCATTTGGCCAACGGCTGGGCTGGCATCGGTTATCATTACGTCATCCGCAAAGACGGGACCATTGAACGGGGCCGCCCGCTGGCTACGGTCGGTGCCCACGCTGAAGGGCAGAACTACCATACCGTCGGCATCAACGTGACGGGCAATTTTGAAAAAGAAATCCCCACGCCGGCCCAGATCCACTCGTTGGAAGGGCTGGTCGCCTGGATCTGCAAGACCTACAGCATCGTGCCGGGACCGTCTACCATCGTAGGCCATCGCGACGTCAACAGCACGGACTGCCCGGGACGCAACCTCTACAGCCTGCTGCCGCAGATCCGCAAGGATGTTGCCCGGAAGCTGAACGGCATGGATTCGTCCTATGAAGATAAGCTGAAAAAGACGAATTTCCTCAAGATGAGCCGCAAAGAACGGGAAGCTATCATCATGCAGGGCGCATCAGTCCTGTGATACCCATTGGCAGAGGCCAGTGAAGTATGATATAATCAAATAGTTAACCAATTCAATTACAATAAGGGCTGCACAGGGACCATCTCCCTGTGACAGCCCCAATTTGTCATGAGGTAAAAATGATATGAAGCAATTCTTTCAATGGATGAATCAAGATGAAAATATCCGCGAGGCTGTGACTGCGTTTTCTCAGCCGGGCTGCCATAGCATCTATGGTCTCAGCGGCTCGGTCAAGAGCGCCCTCGTCGCCAAGGCCTTGACGGAACGGCCGGGACAGGCTGTCCTTGTCGTCCCGTCGCGGGAACAGGCAGCGTCCTGGCGGGCAGACCTGGCCTTTTTGGCTCCGGACCTGCCGGTCCTGGACTTTCCCGTTGTCGACAAGGCCGTCTTCACGACGACGGCCAAGAGCCTTGACCGGACGGCCCGGCAGATGGAAGCCCTGGGACGCCTGCGTCAGGGGGACCGCCTCCTGATTCTGGCGGCACCGGAAGAAGCCGCCCAGTACGTCATGGCGCCGCAGCGCATCGATGCCGCGGCTATCGACGTCGCCATCCATCAGGAGTACGACCGCGATGAGCTGCTGCAGTACCTCGTCGACGCCGGCTATGAACGGGTGGACCTGGTCGAACGGCGCGGCCATTTTTCCGTCCGCGGCGATATCGTCGATATCTACGCCGTCAATGAACCGCAGCCGCTGCGCCTGGAATTTTTTGGTGATGAACTGGACAGCCTGCGCACGTTCGATGTGGACAGCCAGAAATCACAGGAACAGCGGGAGAAAGCCCGGATCCTGCCCATTTCCCTGACGGTCCAGGATGATGAAAAATACACCCTTCTGGATTATGCTGAACAGGGCGTCATCATCTGGGATGAACCGAACCGCGTCCGCGAAGGCTTGAAGAAAATCCTCAAGGAATCGGATGACTATAAAGGCCGCCTGGCCTCCTGGAAGAACCTGGCAGGCGCTGAACGCCCAGGTCCGCAGCTCATCTTGTCGCTCATGGCCCAGTCCGTGCCGGACATGGTAGTGGACACGTCGGCCAGCTTTGCTGCCAAGATGATGGCCAGTTTCCAGAAGCAGTTCAACCTCCTGGAAGAAGAAGTGGACCATTGGCGGTCGTTAGGGAATACCCTCCTCTTCGTCATCAGCAGCCGCGACCGGCGGGCTTCGCTCCAGGCCTGGATGAAGCAGCACGAATTGCCGTTCCGTGACTATGACGAGGCCCAGAGCCCGGCCGGCGGGATCTACGTCGTCGAAGGGGAAATCCACGACGGTTTCGAACTGCCCTATGCCAAGGTCGTCGTCGTCGCCGAACGGGATGTCTTCGGCACGCAGAAGCGGCGCCTGCGCCATCATGCGGCCAAAGGCCAGGAAATCAACGTCTTTACGGACCTCAAGCCCGGCGATTACGTCGTCCATGAAGTCCACGGCATTGGCCGCTACATCGGCATCAAGACCATTGAAATGGATGGCGTCCATAAGGATTACCTGGAAATCCACTATGCCGGCAAGGACATCCTCTACGTGCCGACAGACCAGTTGTCCCTGTTGCAGCGCTATATCGGTAACGAAGGGGATACGCCGAAACTGCAGAAAATGGGCGGTTCCGACTGGCAGAAGACGCGGGCCAAGGCCCAGAAATCCATTACCGACCTGGCCGAAAAGCTC containing:
- a CDS encoding fumarylacetoacetate hydrolase family protein; its protein translation is MMIKKLVTFEDLGFVQWGVLNEAEDGVYGAIALEEAFFTPLPETMLEFIRQGNDGLLALADALEQNEKTGAVKAKPLDTIRIMAPIPHMERNIFCIGKNYTEHIAEFDKTAMPKPPKYPVIFTKATSSVIGPDDLIDPHTNVTSQVDYEGELAVIIGKEGSDITVGEAMDHVYGFTILNDVTARDLQANHVQWFHGKSLDTFCPIGPYILLRDAAPDTFDIVTKVNNEVRQDGSTGEFIFTIPELIHTISQGTTLFPGDIIATGTPSGVGVGFNPPRFLHSGDTVEITIPAIGTLKNKVK
- a CDS encoding amino acid permease, which produces MNILRRKSFDDLLAHTQEKKLNKALGAFDITLMGLGIIIGTGIFVLTGIGAAKYAGPGLMLSFVFAAITCAFVCLAYSELASFLPVSGSSYTYAYASLGEIFGWWVGWSLILEYSVGASAVAGGWSAYFVGILHSCGIDLPKALTAVPADGGIINLPAVLIVALATALLVVGVRESAHVNRILVYVKIGTIFLFLFLAAPHIEPMNWQPFLPYGIHGVFAGTAVLFFAYLGFDALSTAAEETKNPKHDMPIGIISALAICTVLYIAVCAAMTGVVPYPMLDTAAPASFVLEYIGLHLGSAIVGTGAICGLSTVVLGMLFAQSRALYSMSRDGLMPMSLYKVHPKFHTPYIIQIVIGIIVACITGFTPIHIVAETCSAGTIFAFLCSCVGILVLRRLYPDHPRGFRCPAVHIIAPLGFICCAFIFSELSSHTLILFTGWTILGLIIYMVYGRKHSLLQQEGK
- a CDS encoding PHP domain-containing protein; protein product: METWLDLHMHTKYSMDGQFEPADLMRQCAQAGVTTVAVTDHDSVRAIPEARDEAARLGLNLVPGIEISCQYEGKNFHLLGYGIHAEDTVFAAIEKDVYSQRRAISEKILDAVEALGVVLDRPAIWALCSGDAIASVHIARVALADPRNADCPVLAPYRPGGARSDAPYVNFGWDICGQGGPAFVPMTFMAFDRAVAIIHDHGGVAVLAHPGANMKQNRPLTEKLIATGLDGLEAYCSYHDEGTSDFYRRIADEYGLMATLGSDYHGRAKPHIQLGTYGHPAPQALWDRLCQKIKQQHGEVYVS
- a CDS encoding peptidoglycan recognition protein family protein, with the translated sequence MKTKKMISALALTVCLALGMTTGSFASPVSEEGAAYTTGVASVDQHMDAAAKARAKAAKASKKDGKMKKDQSGKTEAATPGTTSTAARMTAVASVPRSAKPAGARGVMRNYNPVTDAAPAEPMAVKETHFQFRETLLLRPKTDMIVIHHVGIPDGDTSAAAIHRAHLANGWAGIGYHYVIRKDGTIERGRPLATVGAHAEGQNYHTVGINVTGNFEKEIPTPAQIHSLEGLVAWICKTYSIVPGPSTIVGHRDVNSTDCPGRNLYSLLPQIRKDVARKLNGMDSSYEDKLKKTNFLKMSRKEREAIIMQGASVL
- the gdhA gene encoding NADP-specific glutamate dehydrogenase, which codes for MTEMQQYVEDVLAIIQRRDPEQTEFQNAAREVLTSLVPMLEKEPKYKQHHILERIIEPERVIIFRVPWEDDNGVFHVNRGYRVQANSAIGPYKGGLRFHKSVNLSILKFLAFEQIFKNALTGLPIGGGKGGSDFDPKGKSDREVMHFCQSFMTELCRHIGPNIDVPAGDIGVGAREIGFLYGQYKRIQDAFDAGVLTGKGIDYGGSFARTEATGYGLLYFVKDMLDNKNIDIKGKTVIVSGSGNVAIYAIEKAQAMGANVVTCSDSNGYIYDPNGIDVAAVKDIKEVRRGRIKEYIETHPNAEYHENSRDMWKIPAFIALPCATQGEIDLESAKTLVQNGVKAIGEGANMPSTLDAMAYFQEHGVLFAPAKAANAGGVAVSALEMAQNSERLSWSFEKVDDTLKDIMRNIFEESRDNAAKYGVPDNYVAGANITAFMKVADVMIEQGLV
- the brnQ gene encoding branched-chain amino acid transport system II carrier protein, with amino-acid sequence MGENKGNRTIAIGLMLFALFFGAGNLIFPAAMGQAAGSNVWWAVLGFVVTGVGLPLAGVLAMGYSGCKNLQELAGRVHPAYGLFFTVICYLTIGPFFAIPRTGSVSYEIAVRPFLQSGGSDMVMTGFLILFFVISFWLSVSPQKLVDRIGKILTPALLLTILLLIAKSFITPLGSPQDPTAAYATASIAAVQGVLDGYNTMDAIASLVFAILVIEFVMEDGATEPAAITKEVFKAGLIAVGCLAFVYIFIAKIGADSVAAFGIQETGAPVLSKSAMILFGNVGAVILAVIVLLACLSTSIGLITSCATYFNELVGNIGYKKWVTIFTVISFFVAMFGLKTIIVAAIPVLMFIYPLVVAIIILTFLNNLYDGRQCVYAWTIGLTLIPALVTGLQTAKISLGPIDSIFNTMVPLHTLGMGWISFTIAGFIIGLIWKAAVSSKSVNQ